One part of the Bacteroidia bacterium genome encodes these proteins:
- a CDS encoding CBS domain-containing protein produces the protein MFAKELISHVIPSLKPGDHGLMALGWMEEFKVSHLPMVDRGEYLGMISDSDIIDLNEPEEAIGTAHSNLSKPSVQDDQHIYEVMKVISEQKLTVIPVLDSGNRYLGLISLADLIQKICQLVAVNEPGGIIVLEMNQNDYSLSQIAQIVEGNDTRILSCFVSASTDTTKLEVTLKLNRTEISGVLQTFERYNYKILTYVQEKGHFEDVKNRYDEFMRFLNI, from the coding sequence ATGTTTGCCAAAGAACTGATTTCACATGTAATTCCATCGCTTAAACCCGGCGATCATGGACTTATGGCCTTAGGTTGGATGGAAGAATTTAAAGTATCTCACCTGCCAATGGTTGACCGAGGTGAGTATTTAGGAATGATCTCCGATTCGGACATTATCGATTTGAATGAACCTGAAGAAGCAATTGGAACAGCCCATTCAAATCTCAGTAAACCTTCTGTTCAAGATGATCAGCACATTTATGAGGTTATGAAGGTGATTTCTGAACAAAAATTAACCGTAATTCCAGTTTTAGACTCCGGCAATCGGTATCTTGGGCTAATTTCTTTGGCTGATTTAATCCAGAAAATTTGTCAATTAGTAGCAGTTAATGAACCAGGTGGAATTATTGTTCTTGAAATGAACCAGAATGATTATTCTTTATCACAAATTGCACAAATTGTAGAAGGAAATGATACCAGAATTTTAAGCTGCTTTGTTTCCGCATCAACAGATACCACCAAATTGGAAGTAACCTTAAAACTAAATCGTACTGAAATATCCGGAGTTCTTCAAACTTTCGAGCGATATAATTACAAAATTCTTACCTACGTGCAAGAGAAAGGTCATTTTGAAGATGTAAAAAACCGCTATGATGAATTCATGCGTTTCTTAAATATCTAA
- the mfd gene encoding transcription-repair coupling factor: MQREQILELFGNDPKILKLKEELLHKNSRIGIQGLFGSSISFVIASTFLKSNSSFLIIADDQEKAAYYLNDLQTLVPENLIYFFPSTSRKPYFIEEVDNANILERAEVLSNISTEKSPIVIITYPEALSEKVVSQKTLQTNTLQIHKNEKINQDFIIDVLHEYGFSHTDYVAVPGEFAIRGGIIDVYSYANEFPFRIEFFDDEVESLRMFDPSTQLSILEQEKIAITPNIQGKILQEDRVSVLDFISAGTPLSCWIENMEDTLTKIERNYEKAEKAFQELGQTLIDQIPPHERFLNRNDFLKNCLSFPIIEFKPFLNNNYTLELSFSTINQPSFQKNFELLGQHLAENFNSGILNVICCDSEKQADRLKSIFKDISPKICKTLQAKDALLPPNNDLSEVITTLQMIIHEGFVEKEKKIAIYTDHQIFERYHRFRLKERVKKSKEALTLKELTGLQPGDFVTHIDHGVGKFAGLEKIEVNGKMQEAIRLVYRDNDILYVSIHSLHRVAKYSGKEGEPPKVHKLGSGVWATQKAKTKAKVKDIAKDLIQLYAKRKAQKGFAFSSDNYLQNELEASFIFEDTPDQLKATLDIKKDMEQEFPMDRLICGDVGFGKTEVAVRAAFKAACDGKQVAILVPTTILALQHYKTFSQRLKDFPIKVDYLNRFKTGSEQKKTIENTSSGQVDILIGTHRLVSKDVKFKDLGLMIIDEEQKFGVSTKEKLKQLKTNVDTLTLTATPIPRTLQFSLMGARDLSVIATPPPNRYPVETRLSTFSEELVRDAISYEIARGGQVFFIHNRVQNIYEVAGMIQRLVPRARVIVGHGQLDGEKLEEIMLSFIEGEADVLVSTTIVESGLDIPNANTILINDAHKFGLSDLHQMRGRVGRSNKKAFCYLLTLPASLISGDARRRLKALEDFSDLGSGFNIAMRDLDIRGAGNILGAEQSGFISEIGFEMYQKILDEALQELKPEIENIQGKSSHGLNQAFGGRNLPWEVDTLIDTDLEILLPDDYVNSISERILLYKKLDDSKNDHELDSFQKNLSDRFGPPPPPVIELLNTIRLRWIGQKLGMEKVVLKMGKMVCYFISKQDSPFYQSERFSSILKFIQKNPGLGKMKESTEKLTMSFEGIRNVKSAIETLEYLERG; the protein is encoded by the coding sequence ATGCAAAGAGAACAAATACTAGAATTATTCGGTAATGATCCAAAAATTCTAAAATTAAAAGAAGAATTACTCCACAAGAATTCAAGAATTGGTATCCAAGGGTTATTTGGTTCTTCCATTTCATTTGTAATTGCTTCGACTTTTTTAAAATCTAATTCCTCCTTTTTAATAATTGCTGACGATCAAGAAAAAGCAGCCTACTACCTAAATGACCTTCAAACCTTAGTGCCGGAGAATTTGATTTATTTCTTCCCTTCAACCTCAAGAAAGCCTTATTTTATTGAAGAAGTTGACAATGCCAATATCCTTGAAAGAGCTGAAGTCCTAAGTAATATTTCAACAGAAAAAAGTCCAATTGTTATTATTACCTACCCGGAAGCACTTTCTGAAAAAGTAGTCTCTCAAAAAACCTTACAAACGAATACCCTACAAATTCATAAAAATGAAAAAATAAACCAAGACTTTATTATCGATGTTTTGCATGAGTATGGATTTAGCCATACCGATTATGTAGCTGTACCGGGAGAATTTGCAATTAGAGGCGGAATTATTGATGTGTACTCTTATGCCAATGAATTTCCATTTCGGATTGAGTTTTTTGATGATGAAGTTGAAAGTTTAAGAATGTTTGACCCTTCTACTCAACTTTCCATACTTGAACAAGAAAAAATAGCCATAACACCAAATATCCAAGGGAAAATTCTCCAAGAAGACAGAGTAAGTGTTTTAGATTTTATTTCAGCCGGCACTCCTTTGTCATGTTGGATAGAAAATATGGAAGATACCTTAACTAAGATCGAAAGAAATTATGAAAAAGCTGAAAAGGCATTCCAGGAACTTGGACAAACCCTAATTGATCAAATTCCTCCACATGAAAGATTTCTAAACAGAAATGATTTTTTAAAAAATTGCCTATCATTTCCGATAATTGAATTCAAACCCTTTTTAAATAATAACTATACCTTAGAACTAAGCTTTTCCACCATTAACCAGCCCTCTTTTCAAAAAAACTTTGAATTGTTAGGTCAACATTTAGCTGAAAATTTTAATTCAGGAATATTAAATGTAATCTGCTGCGATTCTGAAAAACAGGCAGATAGGCTTAAATCTATTTTTAAAGACATCTCACCCAAAATATGTAAAACCCTCCAGGCAAAAGATGCATTACTCCCTCCGAACAATGACTTAAGCGAGGTAATTACCACTTTGCAAATGATTATCCATGAGGGATTTGTGGAAAAAGAAAAAAAGATTGCCATTTATACAGATCACCAGATTTTTGAAAGGTATCACCGGTTCCGATTAAAAGAAAGAGTAAAAAAATCAAAAGAGGCACTTACCTTAAAAGAACTTACCGGATTACAACCCGGAGATTTTGTTACCCATATTGATCATGGAGTTGGAAAATTTGCAGGTTTGGAAAAGATTGAAGTAAATGGCAAAATGCAGGAAGCCATTCGGTTAGTTTATCGAGACAATGATATTCTATACGTAAGTATTCATAGTCTGCACAGGGTAGCGAAATACTCTGGAAAAGAAGGAGAACCACCAAAGGTTCATAAACTAGGAAGCGGGGTTTGGGCGACACAAAAAGCCAAAACAAAAGCTAAAGTTAAAGACATTGCGAAAGACCTCATTCAACTTTATGCCAAAAGAAAAGCTCAAAAAGGATTTGCGTTTTCTTCCGACAACTACCTTCAAAATGAATTGGAAGCAAGTTTCATTTTTGAAGATACTCCGGATCAATTGAAGGCGACTTTGGATATCAAAAAAGATATGGAGCAAGAGTTCCCAATGGATAGGCTTATATGCGGGGATGTGGGATTCGGCAAAACCGAAGTGGCTGTTAGGGCAGCATTTAAAGCCGCTTGCGACGGAAAACAAGTTGCCATTTTAGTGCCTACTACCATTCTTGCACTCCAACATTATAAAACATTCTCACAAAGGTTAAAAGACTTCCCGATCAAAGTTGACTATCTCAATCGCTTTAAAACCGGTTCTGAACAGAAGAAGACAATTGAAAATACCTCCTCCGGCCAAGTTGATATCCTAATTGGTACTCACCGCTTAGTAAGTAAGGATGTTAAATTCAAGGACTTGGGCTTAATGATTATTGATGAGGAGCAAAAATTCGGGGTTTCTACGAAAGAAAAATTAAAGCAACTTAAAACCAATGTAGACACCTTAACACTTACTGCGACACCAATTCCAAGAACACTGCAATTCTCGTTAATGGGCGCTAGAGATTTAAGCGTTATTGCAACCCCTCCACCCAATAGATACCCGGTAGAAACCAGACTTTCAACCTTTTCAGAGGAACTTGTGAGAGATGCCATTTCATACGAAATAGCCAGAGGCGGGCAGGTTTTTTTCATCCATAACCGTGTTCAAAATATTTATGAAGTGGCCGGTATGATTCAACGATTGGTTCCGAGAGCCAGGGTAATTGTAGGACATGGACAACTAGATGGGGAGAAACTAGAAGAAATTATGCTAAGCTTTATAGAGGGAGAGGCTGATGTTCTTGTTTCCACCACCATCGTTGAAAGCGGTTTAGATATTCCCAATGCCAATACCATTCTTATCAATGATGCCCATAAATTTGGTTTAAGCGATTTGCACCAAATGAGAGGAAGAGTTGGGAGAAGCAATAAGAAGGCTTTTTGCTATCTCCTAACTTTACCTGCTTCACTAATTAGTGGAGATGCTAGAAGAAGACTTAAGGCACTGGAAGATTTCTCCGATTTAGGAAGTGGTTTTAACATTGCCATGAGGGACTTAGACATTAGAGGAGCAGGAAATATTCTTGGAGCCGAACAAAGCGGTTTTATTTCAGAGATTGGTTTTGAGATGTACCAAAAAATCCTTGATGAAGCCCTACAAGAATTAAAACCAGAAATTGAAAATATCCAAGGCAAATCGTCACATGGATTAAATCAGGCTTTTGGTGGAAGAAACCTACCTTGGGAAGTAGACACTTTAATAGACACCGATTTAGAAATATTATTACCGGATGATTATGTAAATAGCATTTCTGAAAGAATTTTACTCTACAAAAAATTAGATGATAGTAAAAACGACCATGAGTTAGATTCTTTTCAAAAAAACCTAAGCGATCGGTTTGGCCCTCCTCCACCTCCGGTAATTGAACTACTAAATACCATACGACTTCGATGGATAGGTCAAAAATTAGGAATGGAAAAAGTAGTATTAAAAATGGGCAAAATGGTTTGTTATTTTATTTCTAAACAGGATTCTCCATTTTATCAAAGTGAAAGGTTTAGCTCCATTTTAAAATTTATTCAGAAAAATCCGGGATTAGGTAAAATGAAAGAAAGTACTGAAAAATTAACTATGAGTTTCGAGGGTATCCGTAATGTAAAATCTGCAATTGAAACCTTGGAATACCTGGAGCGCGGGTAA
- a CDS encoding DUF4249 domain-containing protein, whose protein sequence is MIKPIGFKLSAFIFLSLFFIGCQKEIQLDLREAATQYVLEGSLDDSTGFKLRITQSKPFYDDNTFNPISSAVVEVSDNLGNVSLIPYDTNGFYLDSTIKAISGRTYTVKVVDNGKEFKCTSIAQPKTPIKKVTIGSFNFGGGPDGPGLVRFLQVWYDEHPGQGNHYRLVYNNPKDSESLSKINLQDDRFGDGIETQILVFGGREKGDGNLEIGDTVYVSLQTIDKACYDYFYTLDQITGGGRGASVTPSDPISNWDNQALGVFTLATSSSKRVIIDK, encoded by the coding sequence ATGATAAAACCAATCGGATTCAAATTATCGGCTTTCATTTTTTTAAGTCTTTTTTTTATTGGCTGCCAAAAGGAAATTCAATTAGATTTAAGGGAAGCCGCCACGCAGTATGTGCTTGAAGGAAGTTTAGATGATAGCACCGGATTTAAGTTAAGAATTACCCAAAGCAAACCATTTTATGATGATAATACATTTAACCCTATTTCTTCAGCAGTTGTTGAAGTCTCAGACAATTTGGGTAATGTTTCTTTAATCCCATATGATACCAATGGTTTTTATTTGGACTCCACCATTAAAGCCATTTCAGGCAGAACTTATACGGTTAAAGTGGTCGACAATGGCAAGGAGTTTAAATGTACTTCAATTGCTCAGCCTAAAACGCCAATAAAGAAAGTTACTATCGGTTCATTTAATTTTGGCGGTGGCCCGGATGGCCCCGGTTTAGTTAGGTTTTTACAAGTTTGGTACGATGAACATCCCGGACAAGGAAACCATTATAGGTTGGTTTATAATAATCCCAAAGATTCAGAGTCCTTGTCAAAAATAAATCTGCAAGATGATAGGTTTGGTGATGGTATTGAAACACAAATATTGGTGTTTGGAGGTCGGGAAAAAGGGGATGGTAATTTGGAAATTGGAGATACTGTTTATGTTAGTTTACAAACAATCGACAAGGCTTGTTATGATTATTTTTATACACTGGATCAAATTACAGGTGGCGGTAGGGGCGCTTCTGTTACTCCTTCTGATCCGATTTCGAATTGGGATAATCAGGCCTTGGGCGTTTTTACTTTAGCAACCAGTAGCAGTAAGAGGGTAATTATTGATAAGTAA
- a CDS encoding TonB-dependent receptor, which translates to MMKKGQLCLVLLLLLIIPAEILAQQLFTLSGTIKDSKSGEELIGANVYVKSNPTNGTTTNSYGFYSLTLPSGKYEIAIQYIGYQTVVKEVDLVSNVKLDFEIVLSSQVLKEVEVKAEKENANVTSAQMGVTKIDINEIKNIPVIFGERDVLKTISLLPGIKSAGEGNAGFYVRGGGTDQNLILLDEAPVYNASHLLGFFSVFNSDAIKDLTLYKGNMPAEYGGRLSSVVDIRMKEGNLKKYIVTGGIGLIASRLTIEGPIVKDKGSFIVSGRRTYADLFLKLSKDEAQRNTKLYFYDLNAKANYKIGANDRIFLSGYFGRDNFSFNNLFGIDYGNATASARWNHVFNSKWFSNTTFIYSNYSYKIKLSLGESNIDIVSKIQDWNLKEDIQYYYNNRNTFKVGFQSIYHTFVPGIIQADDSSGFVSKSFPKKFAWENAVYLQHEKEFGSIFKVNYGLRLSTFSLLGPDVFYSFDQDAYVTDSSVIGKGGFYKTYLRLEPRITANYILSENHSIKASYSRNIQNLHLLSNSTVSSPTDRWIPSSNNVLPETADQIALGYFSNFLKNQFEASVEVYYKWLGNQVDYKNNAELRGNQFVEADLLRGKGRAYGLEFYVKRKVGKLSGWVSYTLSRTERSFEGIDNGRWFAAKQDRTHDLSIVGMWQFHPKWVLSATFVYYTGNAVTFPSGKYEVNGQIVEHYTERNGYRMPAYHRLDLGLTWNRKMTEKRESSWNLSIYNVYMRENAFQINFEQDPNDPSRTRAMQLSLFKIVPTISYNFKF; encoded by the coding sequence ATGATGAAAAAAGGACAATTATGTTTGGTGTTGCTACTCTTGCTGATTATACCGGCAGAGATCCTGGCTCAACAGCTATTTACCTTGAGTGGAACCATAAAAGATTCCAAGTCAGGGGAGGAATTAATAGGAGCTAATGTGTATGTGAAGTCTAATCCTACCAATGGTACAACTACCAATTCTTATGGATTTTACTCTTTGACCTTGCCATCCGGGAAATATGAGATTGCAATTCAGTATATAGGTTACCAAACAGTTGTAAAGGAAGTTGATTTAGTATCTAATGTAAAGTTAGATTTTGAAATTGTATTATCATCCCAGGTTTTAAAGGAAGTTGAAGTAAAGGCTGAAAAGGAGAATGCCAATGTTACATCAGCACAAATGGGTGTTACAAAAATTGATATTAATGAGATTAAGAATATTCCTGTAATATTTGGTGAGCGGGATGTATTGAAAACAATATCCTTACTTCCCGGAATAAAATCAGCAGGAGAGGGAAATGCCGGTTTTTATGTAAGGGGTGGTGGAACCGATCAAAACTTAATTTTATTGGATGAAGCCCCTGTTTATAATGCAAGTCATTTATTAGGCTTTTTTTCTGTTTTTAATTCGGACGCTATAAAAGATTTAACCTTGTATAAGGGTAATATGCCTGCAGAGTACGGTGGTAGGTTAAGTTCTGTTGTAGATATCCGGATGAAGGAAGGAAATTTAAAAAAGTATATAGTCACCGGAGGAATAGGGTTAATTGCCTCCCGATTAACCATAGAAGGACCCATCGTTAAAGATAAAGGTTCTTTTATTGTTTCCGGTAGAAGAACCTATGCAGACTTATTTTTAAAGCTATCCAAAGATGAGGCTCAGCGAAATACCAAGCTTTATTTTTACGATTTAAATGCCAAGGCCAATTATAAAATTGGAGCCAATGATCGGATTTTTCTTTCAGGTTATTTTGGTAGAGACAACTTCTCCTTCAATAACTTGTTTGGAATAGATTATGGTAATGCAACCGCCTCGGCCCGATGGAACCATGTTTTCAATAGCAAATGGTTTTCTAATACCACCTTCATTTACAGTAATTACAGTTATAAAATAAAATTATCCTTAGGAGAAAGTAATATAGATATTGTGAGCAAAATTCAAGATTGGAATTTGAAGGAGGATATTCAGTATTACTATAATAACCGCAATACATTTAAGGTCGGATTTCAAAGTATATATCACACCTTTGTTCCCGGTATAATTCAGGCCGACGATAGCAGTGGTTTTGTAAGTAAAAGTTTCCCAAAGAAGTTTGCATGGGAGAATGCAGTTTACCTGCAACATGAGAAGGAGTTTGGTTCTATTTTTAAAGTAAATTACGGTCTGCGTTTGTCAACTTTTAGTTTGTTGGGGCCTGATGTGTTTTATAGTTTTGATCAAGATGCTTACGTCACCGATTCGAGCGTAATAGGAAAGGGTGGGTTTTATAAAACTTACCTAAGACTGGAGCCAAGAATTACCGCCAACTATATTTTGTCTGAGAATCATTCAATTAAAGCATCCTATTCAAGAAATATTCAGAATCTGCATTTGTTGAGCAATAGCACTGTTTCATCACCAACAGACCGGTGGATCCCGAGCAGTAATAATGTATTACCCGAAACAGCCGATCAAATTGCCTTAGGATATTTTTCCAATTTTTTGAAGAACCAATTCGAAGCAAGTGTAGAAGTGTATTATAAATGGCTGGGTAACCAGGTCGATTATAAAAACAATGCCGAATTAAGAGGGAATCAGTTTGTTGAGGCAGATTTGTTAAGAGGCAAAGGTCGGGCTTATGGACTAGAATTTTATGTTAAGAGAAAGGTTGGAAAATTATCAGGTTGGGTAAGTTATACCTTAAGCAGAACAGAACGATCATTTGAAGGTATTGATAATGGAAGATGGTTTGCCGCTAAGCAAGATAGGACCCATGACCTAAGTATCGTTGGAATGTGGCAATTTCATCCCAAATGGGTGCTTTCTGCAACATTTGTTTACTATACCGGCAATGCTGTTACCTTCCCAAGTGGAAAGTATGAGGTGAATGGTCAAATTGTTGAACATTATACAGAACGCAATGGTTACCGGATGCCTGCCTATCATCGGTTAGATCTAGGGTTAACATGGAATAGAAAAATGACCGAAAAACGTGAATCCTCTTGGAATTTAAGCATTTACAATGTTTACATGCGTGAAAATGCTTTTCAAATAAATTTCGAACAAGATCCAAATGACCCTTCCAGAACCAGGGCAATGCAGTTGTCTCTATTCAAAATTGTTCCAACGATTTCTTATAATTTTAAATTTTAA
- a CDS encoding asparagine synthetase B translates to MLRLFLLPLLLLAFSARCSYILIPMDQTQKNHLKAYGIAYWVLKNDVEVDWLLNYRGGSFMFKHFKELENECRIRGVSYEVIADVQSTAILQEISDPQLNMDVAKLEKPPKIAVYSPKNKQPWDDAVTLVLTYAEVPYDIIYDEEIITGKLPLYDWLHLHHEDFTGQYGKFYSQYRNAPWYIEQVRATEQMAKSLGFTKVSQLKLGVAQKIRDFTAGGGFLFTMCSATDSYDIALSAAGVDICESMFDGDPADPNPDPKLNFSNTFAFKDFKLVKDPYQYEYSTIDATETRNVPKNSDFFTLFEFSAKWDPVPTMLCQNHEQIIKGFMGQTTAFNKKYLKTEVLVLGDNKAANEARYIHGEFGKGTWTFYGGHDPEDYQHMVGDPPTDLNLHPNSPGYRLILNNILFPAAKKKKQKT, encoded by the coding sequence ATGCTTAGGCTTTTCCTTTTACCTCTCCTTCTTTTGGCTTTTTCGGCCAGGTGTTCCTATATTCTGATCCCAATGGATCAAACTCAGAAAAACCACTTAAAAGCATACGGTATTGCATACTGGGTGCTAAAAAATGATGTGGAAGTTGATTGGCTTCTTAATTACCGGGGTGGTAGCTTTATGTTCAAACACTTTAAAGAATTAGAAAATGAATGCCGAATCAGAGGTGTTAGTTATGAGGTTATTGCCGACGTTCAATCGACGGCTATTCTTCAGGAGATATCAGATCCTCAATTAAATATGGATGTGGCAAAACTTGAAAAGCCACCTAAAATTGCTGTTTATTCCCCTAAAAACAAACAACCTTGGGATGATGCAGTAACGCTTGTTTTAACCTATGCCGAAGTACCTTACGATATCATTTATGATGAAGAAATTATTACGGGCAAATTACCTTTATACGATTGGCTTCATCTTCACCACGAAGATTTTACCGGACAATATGGTAAATTTTACTCCCAATATCGAAATGCACCTTGGTATATTGAACAGGTAAGAGCAACCGAGCAGATGGCCAAAAGCCTTGGTTTCACTAAAGTAAGTCAGTTAAAACTAGGCGTAGCTCAAAAAATCAGAGACTTTACTGCGGGCGGCGGTTTTCTCTTTACCATGTGCTCAGCAACCGACAGTTACGATATTGCTCTCAGTGCTGCAGGGGTTGATATTTGTGAAAGTATGTTCGATGGAGACCCTGCAGATCCAAATCCTGACCCAAAACTTAACTTTTCAAACACCTTTGCTTTTAAGGATTTCAAACTCGTAAAAGATCCCTATCAATACGAATACAGCACTATTGATGCCACCGAAACCAGAAATGTTCCCAAGAATAGCGACTTCTTCACCTTGTTCGAATTCTCCGCTAAATGGGATCCTGTACCTACCATGCTTTGCCAAAACCATGAACAAATTATCAAAGGCTTCATGGGGCAAACTACAGCATTCAATAAAAAATACCTCAAAACAGAGGTTCTTGTGTTAGGCGATAATAAAGCAGCCAATGAGGCACGGTACATTCATGGAGAATTTGGTAAAGGAACCTGGACTTTTTATGGTGGCCACGACCCCGAAGATTATCAGCACATGGTTGGTGATCCGCCTACCGATTTAAACCTCCATCCAAATTCTCCCGGTTACCGCCTAATTCTCAACAATATCCTTTTTCCGGCTGCCAAAAAGAAGAAACAAAAAACCTAA